A single window of Anopheles moucheti chromosome 2, idAnoMoucSN_F20_07, whole genome shotgun sequence DNA harbors:
- the LOC128298616 gene encoding dynein axonemal heavy chain 12-like, translating into MRQILEKMTEQQLYSFHLFNDFKAAYDSIALIVSSKANQRNEKDVNLLWTLLGSLYRTVEGYDIDAVLNFEKDDIPLKVIQKLEERVFTNENFDPEKVNTSTGVFRETPAELVISVSSNILKLLPPEFDRDAALEKYPTDYHQSMNTVLVQEMVPFNNLLICIRGRLQTARKAMQGLVAMSPIVEEVVSAILVVKIPSVWAKRSYSSLKTLGSYIADFIARLEFLQKWYDEGPPATFWVSVFFFTQAFLTGAQQNFARKYVIPIDLLVFDNGVGKRAGWDLQESIPRVLFDTVPYILLKPMKKDDFVPRHTYAASGIQDGRTARYAFHDGPQY; encoded by the exons ttccaaag ccaatcaacgaaatgaaaaagacgTCAATCTGTTGTGGACACTGCTCGGGTCACTATATCGGACGGTGGAAGGTTACGATATCGATGCGGTGCTAAACTTCGAGAAGGATGATATTCCTCTGAAGGTAATACAGAAGCTTGAGGAGCGTGTCTTTACCAACGAAAACTTTGATCCGGAGAAGGTGAACACatcaaccggtgtgttcaggGAAACTCCTGCCGAGCTTGTGATTAGCGTATCGTCAAACATTTTGAAGCTTCTTCCGCCAGAGTTTGATCGGGACGCCGCACTGGAGAAGTATCCGACCGACTATCATCAG AGCATGAATACGGTACTGGTGCAGGAGATGGTACCGTTTAACAATCTACTCATCTGCATCCGGGGTAGACTCCAGACGGCTCGCAAAGCCATGCAGGGTCTTGTCGCCATGTCACCAATCGTGGAAGAGGTGGTCAGCGCGATACTGGTCGTCAAGATCCCATCCGTCTGGGCGAAGCGTTCCTACTCGAGCCTGAAAACGCTCGGCTCGTACATTGCGGACTTTATCGCGCGGTTAGAATTCCTGCAAAAATGGTACGACGAAGGCCCGCCAGCAACATTCTGGGTGTCGGTCTTTTTCTTCACCCAGGCATTTTTGACCGGCGCACAGCAAAACTTTGCCCGCAAGTACGTCATACCGATCGATCTGCTAGTGTTCGATAATGGGGTAGGGAAAAGGGCAGGATGGGATCTGCAGGAGTCTATACCACGCGTCCTGTTTGATACCGTGCCATAC ATTCTGCTGAAACCGATGAAAAAAGACGATTTTGTTCCGCGGCACACGTACGCGGCGTCCGGTATACAAGACGGCCGAACGGCGCggtacgctttccacgacggGCCAcagtactaa